A genomic stretch from Chitinophaga agri includes:
- a CDS encoding NADH-quinone oxidoreductase subunit NuoE family protein, whose product MFSEEKLNKVKEIIARYPAGKQKSALIPVLHLAQEEFGGWLSSETMDYVASLLQITPIEVYEVATFYSMYNLKPVGKYVFEVCQTGPCMLRGSDNIIDYIKKKLDIGVGETTTDGLFTLKTVECLGACGYAPMMQLGKHYREHLTPEKVDAIIEECRSKAN is encoded by the coding sequence ATGTTTTCTGAAGAGAAGCTGAATAAAGTAAAAGAGATCATCGCCCGTTATCCGGCAGGCAAACAAAAAAGTGCGCTGATTCCGGTGCTGCATCTGGCACAGGAAGAATTTGGCGGATGGCTTAGTTCGGAGACTATGGATTATGTAGCATCCCTGCTGCAGATCACTCCGATCGAAGTATACGAGGTGGCTACTTTTTACTCGATGTATAACCTGAAGCCTGTAGGTAAGTACGTATTCGAAGTATGCCAGACAGGCCCGTGCATGCTGCGTGGCTCAGACAACATCATTGACTATATTAAAAAGAAACTGGACATCGGCGTAGGTGAAACTACTACAGATGGACTGTTCACCCTCAAAACAGTAGAGTGCCTGGGCGCCTGCGGATACGCTCCGATGATGCAGCTGGGTAAACACTACCGTGAGCACCTGACCCCTGAAAAGGTAGATGCTATCATTGAGGAATGCAGGAGTAAAGCAAACTAA
- a CDS encoding NADH-quinone oxidoreductase subunit B: MARPVQYNEKVKTVEVPGGYSGEGFFATTFDQVIGLARKNSIWPLPFATSCCGIEFMATMASTYDMARFGSERMAFTPRQCDLLMVMGTISKKMAPVLRQVYLQMAEPRWVVAVGACASSGGVFDTYSVLQGIDQVIPVDVYVPGCPPRPEAIIDGFMRVQDLVGQESLRRRHSDKYKELLNSYGIQ; encoded by the coding sequence ATGGCACGTCCGGTTCAGTATAATGAAAAAGTGAAGACGGTAGAAGTACCTGGTGGGTACTCTGGCGAAGGTTTTTTTGCTACGACTTTTGATCAGGTGATCGGTCTGGCCCGTAAGAATTCCATCTGGCCGCTGCCATTCGCCACATCCTGCTGTGGTATCGAATTTATGGCGACCATGGCATCTACTTATGATATGGCGCGTTTCGGTTCTGAGAGAATGGCTTTCACTCCACGTCAATGTGATTTATTAATGGTAATGGGTACCATCTCCAAGAAAATGGCTCCCGTATTACGTCAGGTATACCTGCAGATGGCTGAACCCCGCTGGGTAGTGGCTGTGGGTGCCTGCGCCAGCAGTGGTGGTGTATTTGATACCTACTCCGTTTTACAAGGTATTGACCAGGTGATCCCTGTAGATGTATATGTACCAGGATGCCCTCCGCGTCCGGAAGCTATCATCGACGGATTCATGCGCGTACAGGACCTGGTAGGTCAGGAAAGCCTGCGTCGCCGTCATAGCGATAAATACAAGGAATTACTGAACTCTTACGGTATCCAGTAA
- a CDS encoding NADH-quinone oxidoreductase subunit C, which produces MSLTNDYIKQRLTEKFGESISQVEESFGTMSFTAPKDLNLKVMQFLYDDEELQFRFLTDLTAVHYPNRTGEELAVVYHLYNFKERVRLRFKVYTSIEDTRVFTATRLFESANWMERETYDFFGVNFVGHPNLKRILNVDEMTYFPMRKEFPLEDQTRTDKDDEMFGRGGHIGI; this is translated from the coding sequence ATGTCTTTGACAAACGACTATATAAAGCAAAGGTTAACAGAAAAGTTTGGTGAATCAATCAGCCAGGTGGAAGAATCCTTTGGGACAATGTCATTTACGGCACCCAAAGACCTGAACCTGAAAGTAATGCAGTTCCTGTACGATGATGAGGAGCTGCAATTTCGTTTTTTAACGGACCTTACTGCCGTACATTATCCCAACAGGACCGGCGAGGAACTTGCAGTAGTATATCACCTGTACAATTTCAAAGAGCGGGTAAGACTGCGTTTTAAAGTGTACACCAGCATTGAGGATACCCGCGTATTCACAGCTACCCGGCTGTTCGAATCAGCCAACTGGATGGAAAGGGAAACATACGACTTCTTTGGGGTGAACTTTGTAGGTCATCCTAACCTGAAACGTATCCTGAACGTGGACGAAATGACCTATTTCCCCATGCGTAAGGAATTTCCGCTGGAAGATCAGACCCGTACCGATAAGGACGACGAAATGTTCGGCCGCGGTGGGCATATTGGCATTTAA
- a CDS encoding NADH-quinone oxidoreductase subunit A: MFTDTVLLSATTPFSYFPIVMQLVAALGFVGITMIATHFLGPKRKTSDKLATFESGIEQKGNARQPVAIKYFLTAILFVLFDVEVIFFYPYAVNFKQLQWDGFYAMLIFVAFFLCGFIYILKKGALKWED; this comes from the coding sequence ATGTTTACAGACACAGTACTATTGTCAGCAACTACTCCTTTCAGCTACTTTCCTATCGTTATGCAGCTGGTGGCGGCGCTTGGCTTTGTTGGAATTACCATGATCGCTACGCACTTTTTAGGTCCAAAGCGTAAAACAAGCGACAAACTTGCTACCTTTGAAAGTGGTATCGAGCAAAAAGGTAATGCAAGACAGCCCGTAGCCATTAAATATTTTCTTACCGCTATTTTATTTGTGCTTTTCGATGTGGAAGTGATCTTCTTCTATCCTTATGCAGTGAATTTCAAGCAGCTGCAGTGGGATGGTTTCTACGCCATGTTGATTTTCGTAGCATTCTTTTTGTGCGGTTTTATTTATATCCTGAAGAAGGGTGCGCTGAAATGGGAAGACTGA
- a CDS encoding NADH-quinone oxidoreductase subunit D, translating into MSEQHITLPEGSIERQTQTLNLGPTHPATHGVFQNILEIDGERIVSSESTVGYIHRAFEKIAERRPYYQITPLTDRLNYCSSPINNMGWHMTVERLLGIKTPKRVDYLRIIIMELARITDHLICNGVVGVDSGAFTGFLYLMKYRELVYEIYEEICGSRLTTNIGRVGGFERNFTPAAFEKIERFLAEYPVALKEFETLMNRNRIFMERTQGVGPITAERAINYGFTGPNLRAAGVDYDVRVAQPYCSYEDFEFTIPVGTTGDCYDRFLVRNAEMWESLSIIRQAMDKLKDLPSDIYHADVPAYYLPEKSAVYTKMEALIYHFKIIMGESDILPGELYNPVEGANGELGFYLISDGGRSPYRLHFRRPCFIYYQAYAELIKGAMLSDAVICMSSLNLIAGELDA; encoded by the coding sequence ATGTCAGAGCAACATATTACACTGCCGGAAGGCTCTATCGAAAGGCAGACGCAAACCCTTAACCTGGGACCTACGCACCCCGCTACTCACGGGGTATTTCAGAATATTCTGGAAATAGATGGTGAACGTATCGTGAGTTCAGAATCAACTGTAGGGTATATCCACCGTGCATTTGAGAAGATCGCAGAACGTCGTCCCTACTACCAGATCACTCCTTTAACAGACCGTCTGAACTATTGTTCGTCGCCTATTAATAACATGGGATGGCACATGACGGTAGAAAGACTGCTGGGCATTAAAACGCCTAAACGTGTTGACTACCTCCGTATCATTATCATGGAACTGGCCCGTATCACCGATCACCTCATCTGTAATGGTGTGGTAGGCGTGGATAGTGGCGCCTTTACCGGTTTCCTTTACCTCATGAAATACCGTGAACTGGTATATGAGATCTATGAGGAAATATGCGGTTCACGTCTTACGACCAACATCGGTCGTGTAGGTGGCTTTGAAAGGAACTTCACACCAGCTGCTTTCGAGAAGATCGAACGTTTCCTGGCCGAATATCCGGTGGCTCTGAAAGAGTTTGAAACACTCATGAACCGTAACCGTATCTTCATGGAAAGGACACAGGGTGTAGGTCCAATCACTGCGGAAAGAGCTATCAACTACGGTTTCACCGGTCCAAACCTGCGTGCTGCAGGCGTAGACTATGACGTACGCGTGGCGCAACCTTACTGCTCTTACGAAGACTTCGAATTCACTATCCCTGTAGGCACTACCGGCGACTGTTACGACCGCTTCCTGGTACGTAATGCCGAAATGTGGGAAAGCCTGAGCATTATCCGCCAGGCAATGGATAAACTGAAAGATCTGCCTTCAGATATATACCATGCAGATGTACCTGCTTACTACCTGCCTGAAAAGAGCGCTGTATATACCAAAATGGAAGCGCTTATCTACCACTTCAAGATTATAATGGGTGAATCTGATATCCTGCCGGGCGAACTGTACAATCCTGTAGAAGGCGCCAACGGGGAACTGGGATTCTATCTCATCAGTGATGGTGGCCGTAGCCCTTACAGGCTGCACTTCCGTCGCCCATGTTTCATATACTACCAGGCTTACGCAGAACTGATCAAAGGCGCTATGCTGAGTGATGCGGTGATCTGTATGAGTAGCCTGAATCTGATCGCAGGTGAACTGGATGCTTAA